A single genomic interval of Bacillus sp. es.036 harbors:
- the hfq gene encoding RNA chaperone Hfq, whose translation MKQQINIQDQFLNQLRKDNVFVTVYLLNGFQLKGTIKGFDNFTIILESDGKQQLIYKHAISTFAPQRSVEINFESDK comes from the coding sequence ATGAAGCAGCAAATTAACATCCAGGATCAATTCCTGAACCAATTAAGAAAAGACAACGTTTTTGTAACGGTGTACCTGCTTAACGGATTTCAGCTAAAAGGGACAATTAAAGGATTTGATAATTTCACGATTATCCTTGAGTCCGATGGAAAACAGCAGTTGATTTACAAACACGCCATTTCTACGTTCGCTCCACAGCGATCCGTTGAAATAAATTTTGAATCTGACAAGTAA
- the mutL gene encoding DNA mismatch repair endonuclease MutL gives MGKIVQLDDQLSNKIAAGEVVERPASVVKELVENAIDAESSEITIEIEEGGLSKIRIVDNGSGMDEEDCKLAFFRHATSKIKNERDLFQIETLGFRGEALPSIAAVSHLELKTSTGDAAGTYVKIEAGKVAEFKATDSRKGTEMTITGLFYNTPARLKHMKTVHTELANVADVINRQAMAHPEIAFRFFHNGKKLLSTTGNGDLLQVIAAIYGYNTARKMLPLKAETIDFSVSGYAAKPELTRASRQYISLIINGRYIKNFPISKGIQQGYHTLLPIGRYPIVVLHIKMNPTLIDVNVHPSKLEARISKEQDLALAIENAIKGIFKQIELIPEQAPPKKKEEESEQPAFQFQHNVQEKGPEEIPIRREWTTEKVEHSEEQSKPQKDFLQPFSVKEEIQTEQYESMAPTKHSPPPETRDELEMAMDYVKETNSDSRIPPLYPIGQMHGTYILAQNENGLYIIDQHAAQERIKYEFYREKVGEIDPVVQELLVPITLEYNTSESAIIDSRMDDLAKVGVFLESFGPNSYMVSAHPVWFPKGAEQNTIEELIQEVVDNRRIDVKKLREEAAIMMSCKKSIKANRHLRDDEVFTLLETLRQSIDPYTCPHGRPIIIHYSTYEMEKMFKRVM, from the coding sequence ATGGGAAAGATCGTACAGCTTGATGATCAGCTTTCAAACAAAATAGCTGCCGGTGAAGTGGTGGAAAGGCCGGCCTCTGTTGTGAAGGAACTCGTGGAGAATGCGATTGATGCAGAAAGCAGTGAAATCACAATTGAAATTGAAGAGGGCGGTCTTTCCAAAATTCGCATCGTAGATAATGGAAGTGGCATGGATGAGGAAGACTGCAAACTTGCTTTCTTTCGTCATGCGACGAGTAAAATCAAGAATGAGCGTGACTTGTTTCAAATTGAAACGCTCGGTTTCCGTGGAGAAGCTCTTCCTAGTATCGCAGCGGTTTCTCACTTAGAATTGAAAACTTCCACGGGAGATGCGGCCGGAACGTACGTTAAAATTGAAGCAGGAAAAGTAGCTGAATTTAAAGCAACGGACAGTCGAAAAGGAACGGAAATGACGATTACGGGTTTGTTTTACAACACCCCAGCTCGCTTGAAACACATGAAAACCGTTCATACCGAGCTTGCGAACGTCGCGGACGTCATAAACCGTCAGGCAATGGCTCATCCTGAGATCGCTTTTCGCTTCTTTCATAATGGGAAGAAGCTGTTATCAACGACAGGAAACGGCGATCTTCTGCAAGTGATTGCAGCAATCTATGGCTATAACACGGCGCGTAAAATGCTCCCGTTAAAGGCAGAGACAATTGATTTTTCTGTTAGTGGCTATGCGGCAAAGCCAGAGTTAACGCGCGCTTCTCGTCAATACATTTCACTCATTATTAACGGGCGATACATTAAGAACTTTCCGATATCAAAAGGAATACAGCAGGGCTACCATACGCTGCTTCCAATCGGACGCTATCCGATCGTTGTACTTCATATTAAAATGAATCCAACGCTCATTGATGTGAACGTACATCCGTCAAAGTTGGAAGCGCGGATCAGTAAAGAACAGGACCTTGCGCTCGCCATTGAAAATGCGATTAAAGGGATATTCAAACAAATTGAACTGATTCCTGAGCAAGCTCCTCCAAAGAAAAAAGAGGAGGAAAGCGAGCAGCCGGCATTCCAGTTTCAACACAATGTTCAGGAGAAAGGGCCGGAAGAAATACCGATTCGGCGGGAATGGACGACAGAGAAGGTGGAACATTCGGAAGAGCAGTCGAAGCCACAGAAAGATTTTCTTCAACCTTTTAGCGTAAAGGAAGAAATTCAAACAGAGCAATACGAGTCGATGGCTCCTACAAAACATTCCCCGCCACCCGAAACCCGAGACGAGCTTGAGATGGCCATGGACTATGTAAAGGAGACCAATAGTGATTCACGTATTCCGCCGCTTTATCCGATCGGTCAAATGCACGGAACGTATATCCTAGCTCAGAATGAGAATGGGCTCTACATTATTGATCAGCACGCCGCGCAGGAGCGGATAAAGTACGAGTTCTATCGGGAAAAAGTTGGCGAGATCGACCCGGTTGTACAGGAGCTTCTCGTTCCGATTACGCTCGAATACAACACATCAGAGTCTGCGATCATTGATAGTCGGATGGATGATCTTGCGAAGGTGGGCGTTTTCTTAGAATCATTTGGACCGAATAGCTATATGGTGAGCGCTCATCCAGTTTGGTTCCCTAAAGGGGCTGAACAAAATACGATTGAGGAATTGATTCAGGAAGTCGTTGATAACCGTCGAATTGACGTGAAGAAGCTACGTGAGGAAGCGGCGATCATGATGTCCTGTAAAAAGTCGATTAAAGCCAATCGTCATTTACGTGATGACGAAGTGTTTACGTTATTAGAGACGCTTAGACAATCCATTGATCCGTATACCTGTCCACACGGACGGCCGATCATTATTCATTACTCCACCTATGAGATGGAAAAAATGTTTAAGCGGGTTATGTAA
- the miaA gene encoding tRNA (adenosine(37)-N6)-dimethylallyltransferase MiaA, producing the protein MRVMTKQKLVTVLGPTAVGKTKTSIELAKALDGEIISGDSMQIYRGMDIGTAKVTEEEMEGIPHYLIDIKEPTESFSAAEFQKLATELVTDINRRGKVPIIAGGTGLYVKSVTHQYAFSEAKEDPAYRQQLEQQAEEEGPVMFHARLKDVDPVSYEAIHPNNVRRVIRALEVYHVTGEPVSASKDALPEESPYNLVNVGLTMDRDVLYERINKRVDLMMEAGLLEEAQQLYHDGVRHCQSVQAIGYKEIYNYLEERVSLEDAVLELKQNSRRYAKRQLTWFRHQMGMDWYNMTAHPEEKIQEILKVVAGKLAER; encoded by the coding sequence GTGAGAGTGATGACTAAACAAAAACTAGTAACGGTTTTAGGTCCTACAGCGGTTGGGAAAACAAAAACAAGCATTGAACTTGCGAAGGCGCTTGACGGTGAAATTATTAGCGGCGACTCGATGCAAATTTACCGTGGCATGGACATTGGGACAGCGAAAGTAACAGAAGAAGAGATGGAAGGCATTCCTCATTATTTAATTGATATTAAGGAGCCAACGGAAAGTTTTTCAGCTGCTGAATTTCAAAAGCTTGCCACCGAGCTTGTTACGGATATTAATCGCCGCGGAAAAGTGCCGATTATTGCTGGGGGTACGGGTCTTTACGTGAAATCCGTTACCCATCAGTACGCTTTTTCAGAAGCAAAGGAAGATCCGGCATACCGCCAGCAGCTTGAGCAACAAGCGGAAGAAGAAGGGCCGGTCATGTTTCACGCGCGCCTAAAAGACGTTGATCCTGTGAGTTACGAAGCGATTCATCCAAACAATGTGCGAAGAGTGATTCGAGCATTAGAAGTGTATCACGTAACGGGTGAACCGGTCTCTGCTTCAAAAGATGCATTACCTGAGGAGTCTCCTTACAATCTTGTCAATGTCGGTCTTACGATGGATCGCGATGTGCTTTATGAGCGCATTAACAAGCGTGTCGATCTGATGATGGAGGCTGGACTACTTGAAGAAGCCCAGCAACTTTATCATGATGGCGTTCGTCACTGTCAATCGGTACAGGCAATTGGCTACAAGGAAATCTACAATTATCTTGAAGAGCGTGTTTCATTAGAAGATGCGGTCCTCGAGTTAAAGCAGAACTCAAGGCGATATGCAAAGCGGCAATTAACGTGGTTTCGTCATCAGATGGGCATGGACTGGTACAACATGACCGCGCATCCTGAAGAAAAAATTCAAGAAATCTTGAAAGTTGTTGCAGGAAAGTTAGCAGAAAGATAG